A single Tachypleus tridentatus isolate NWPU-2018 chromosome 9, ASM421037v1, whole genome shotgun sequence DNA region contains:
- the LOC143226475 gene encoding carbohydrate sulfotransferase 1-like isoform X2: MIGNESDFKTTFQESENTSSGTVVAKTDKYSESSVSIGDHDLQNHRLNTLSPKSDIKITAQSSLSKNHSDFKELNTDISSSKVDQNSDELNSNKIRQISNQKLLSTTGLLTLHSNSTDQQKSQSFNKKFRLSNLHQNKSVYSSVRPSSDEPNRKYIKVAQSSDIKINDTNQQSNATSTNRGKIFGAKQYEKTSRKLGPQSSDSSQNLILNKTSKSEVGLPSIKPLSTKILKKLEQIVQQTGSVLNKGTFLTNQSNLFLSHLPEISPENVTFILLVTYFRSGSTFLGELLQQNRMTFYHFEPLHSMSDGTRILHYQLPQALIHLRNLLLCDFQKEDEYFRWVKQPNHQFLFLRNQFLWQLCHFQRWICFTPYFVTSVCKRARTHVMKLTRLQMSQVEVFLKQNSDLNIHVLYLVRDPRGTLSSRQVLDWCKNSNCSDYRVLCTENEEDLDVFYRLQEENPSKFTLIRYEDLAVHPQEQSVMLFKRLHLHYSSEVPKFLASHTRRSETNPYSTRRNSSAVAFEWRHRLSFSQIQSIQRYCSNVLRTLGYDILNSTSDIDGLPPIYSTA, translated from the exons ATGATAG GAAATGAAAGTGATTTCAAGACAACTTTTCAGGAATCTGAAAACACTTCTTCTGGCACAGTGGTCGCTAAAACTGATAAATATTCGGAGTCTTCAGTTTCTATTGGTGATCATGACTTACAAAATCACAGGTTAAATACTCTTTCTCCGAAATCTGATATCAAAATCACTGCTCAGAGTTCTCTCTCAAAGAATCATAGCGATTTTAAAGAACTGAATACTGACATTTCGAGTTCCAAAGTCGACCAAAATTCAGACGAGTTAAATAGTAACAAAATTAGACAAATTTCGAACCAAAAACTTTTAAGTACTACTGGTCTGTTGACTCTTCACTCAAACTCTACGGATCAACAAAAAAGCCAAAGTTTTAACAAAAAGTTTCGTTTGTCAAATCTACATCAAAATAAAAGTGTCTATTCGTCCGTAAGACCGTCGAGCGATGAACCCAACAGGAAATATATCAAGGTAGCTCAAAGCTCAGATATTAAGATTAACGACACAAACCAACAGTCAAATGCTACATCTACTAACAGAGGAAAAATATTCGGGGCAAAGCAGTATGAAAAAACATCCCGAAAACTAGGTCCTCAATCCAGCGATTCTAGTCAAaacttgatattaaataaaacaagtaaatcaGAGGTCGGCCTACCAAGCATCAAACCATTATCTACTAAAATACTAAAGAAGTTAGAGCAAATAGTTCAGCAAACAGGATCCGTCTTGAACAAAGGAACGTTCTTAACAAATCAGTCCAACCTTTTTTTGAGTCATTTACCCGAGATAAGTCCCGAGAATGTGACTTTTATTTTGCTAGTAACGTATTTCCGGTCAGGTTCCACATTTCTCGGGGAACTGCTTCAACAAAACAGAATGACTTTCTATCATTTCGAACCACTTCACTCTATGTCTGATGGTACTAGAATCTTGCACTACCAACTTCCACAAGCTTTGATCCATCTGAGGAACCTACTGCTATGTGACTTTCAGAAAGAAGATGAGTATTTCAGATGGGTCAAGCAACCAAACCATCAATTCTTATTCCTAAGGAACCAGTTTCTATGGCAACTCTGTCATTTTCAGCGGTGGATCTGTTTTACTCCCTATTTTGTTACGTCTGTTTGCAAAAGAGCTCGTACGCACGTGATGAAACTCACACGGTTGCAAATGTCACAAGTTGAAGTGTTTTTAAAACAGAACTCGGACTTAAACATACACGTTCTTTATCTCGTGCGAGATCCACGCGGCACACTTAGTTCCCGCCAAGTCCTGGATTGGTGTAAGAACAGCAACTGTTCTGACTACAGAGTACTCTGTACCGAGAATGAAGAAGATCTGGACGTGTTTTATCGACTACAAGAAGAAAATCCTTCCAAGTTTACTCTCATCAGATACGAAGATCTCGCCGTTCACCCCCAAGAACAAAGCGTGATGTTATTCAAACGTCTCCACCTTCATTACTCTAGTGAAGTGCCCAAATTTCTTGCATCGCACACAAGGCGGTCGGAAACGAACCCTTATTCTACTCGCAGGAACTCATCTGCCGTCGCATTCGAGTGGCGACACCGACTCTCGTTTTCTCAAATACAGAGTATCCAAAGGTACTGCTCCAATGTTCTGAGAACCTTAGGATATGATATACTGAATTCTACTAGCGACATTGATGGGTTACCTCCTATTTATTCTACAGCATAA
- the LOC143226475 gene encoding carbohydrate sulfotransferase 4-like isoform X1, whose product MSITKIVLVTLLGGVACLVFLQFHLDRWIGFRNSAIYIKYHQTSMIGNESDFKTTFQESENTSSGTVVAKTDKYSESSVSIGDHDLQNHRLNTLSPKSDIKITAQSSLSKNHSDFKELNTDISSSKVDQNSDELNSNKIRQISNQKLLSTTGLLTLHSNSTDQQKSQSFNKKFRLSNLHQNKSVYSSVRPSSDEPNRKYIKVAQSSDIKINDTNQQSNATSTNRGKIFGAKQYEKTSRKLGPQSSDSSQNLILNKTSKSEVGLPSIKPLSTKILKKLEQIVQQTGSVLNKGTFLTNQSNLFLSHLPEISPENVTFILLVTYFRSGSTFLGELLQQNRMTFYHFEPLHSMSDGTRILHYQLPQALIHLRNLLLCDFQKEDEYFRWVKQPNHQFLFLRNQFLWQLCHFQRWICFTPYFVTSVCKRARTHVMKLTRLQMSQVEVFLKQNSDLNIHVLYLVRDPRGTLSSRQVLDWCKNSNCSDYRVLCTENEEDLDVFYRLQEENPSKFTLIRYEDLAVHPQEQSVMLFKRLHLHYSSEVPKFLASHTRRSETNPYSTRRNSSAVAFEWRHRLSFSQIQSIQRYCSNVLRTLGYDILNSTSDIDGLPPIYSTA is encoded by the exons ATGTCTATTACAAAAATTGTACTTGTTACTCTACTAGGTGGCGTAGCTTGTTTAGTGTTCTTGCAGTTTCATCTCGACCGTTGGATTGGTTTTAGAAACAGCGCCATCTACATTAAGTATCATCAAACGTCTATGATAG GAAATGAAAGTGATTTCAAGACAACTTTTCAGGAATCTGAAAACACTTCTTCTGGCACAGTGGTCGCTAAAACTGATAAATATTCGGAGTCTTCAGTTTCTATTGGTGATCATGACTTACAAAATCACAGGTTAAATACTCTTTCTCCGAAATCTGATATCAAAATCACTGCTCAGAGTTCTCTCTCAAAGAATCATAGCGATTTTAAAGAACTGAATACTGACATTTCGAGTTCCAAAGTCGACCAAAATTCAGACGAGTTAAATAGTAACAAAATTAGACAAATTTCGAACCAAAAACTTTTAAGTACTACTGGTCTGTTGACTCTTCACTCAAACTCTACGGATCAACAAAAAAGCCAAAGTTTTAACAAAAAGTTTCGTTTGTCAAATCTACATCAAAATAAAAGTGTCTATTCGTCCGTAAGACCGTCGAGCGATGAACCCAACAGGAAATATATCAAGGTAGCTCAAAGCTCAGATATTAAGATTAACGACACAAACCAACAGTCAAATGCTACATCTACTAACAGAGGAAAAATATTCGGGGCAAAGCAGTATGAAAAAACATCCCGAAAACTAGGTCCTCAATCCAGCGATTCTAGTCAAaacttgatattaaataaaacaagtaaatcaGAGGTCGGCCTACCAAGCATCAAACCATTATCTACTAAAATACTAAAGAAGTTAGAGCAAATAGTTCAGCAAACAGGATCCGTCTTGAACAAAGGAACGTTCTTAACAAATCAGTCCAACCTTTTTTTGAGTCATTTACCCGAGATAAGTCCCGAGAATGTGACTTTTATTTTGCTAGTAACGTATTTCCGGTCAGGTTCCACATTTCTCGGGGAACTGCTTCAACAAAACAGAATGACTTTCTATCATTTCGAACCACTTCACTCTATGTCTGATGGTACTAGAATCTTGCACTACCAACTTCCACAAGCTTTGATCCATCTGAGGAACCTACTGCTATGTGACTTTCAGAAAGAAGATGAGTATTTCAGATGGGTCAAGCAACCAAACCATCAATTCTTATTCCTAAGGAACCAGTTTCTATGGCAACTCTGTCATTTTCAGCGGTGGATCTGTTTTACTCCCTATTTTGTTACGTCTGTTTGCAAAAGAGCTCGTACGCACGTGATGAAACTCACACGGTTGCAAATGTCACAAGTTGAAGTGTTTTTAAAACAGAACTCGGACTTAAACATACACGTTCTTTATCTCGTGCGAGATCCACGCGGCACACTTAGTTCCCGCCAAGTCCTGGATTGGTGTAAGAACAGCAACTGTTCTGACTACAGAGTACTCTGTACCGAGAATGAAGAAGATCTGGACGTGTTTTATCGACTACAAGAAGAAAATCCTTCCAAGTTTACTCTCATCAGATACGAAGATCTCGCCGTTCACCCCCAAGAACAAAGCGTGATGTTATTCAAACGTCTCCACCTTCATTACTCTAGTGAAGTGCCCAAATTTCTTGCATCGCACACAAGGCGGTCGGAAACGAACCCTTATTCTACTCGCAGGAACTCATCTGCCGTCGCATTCGAGTGGCGACACCGACTCTCGTTTTCTCAAATACAGAGTATCCAAAGGTACTGCTCCAATGTTCTGAGAACCTTAGGATATGATATACTGAATTCTACTAGCGACATTGATGGGTTACCTCCTATTTATTCTACAGCATAA